Proteins encoded within one genomic window of Edaphobacter lichenicola:
- the fliB gene encoding flagellin lysine-N-methylase: MRPETQKIQPQYGSAFHCIGTECEDSCCHGMSVLVDRKTYEGYQAFPEETLGALVKQYVSILPVGATDALYARITPNASGRCPFLSAEQLCGVQKEYGSALLSATCSTYPRALNSVENELEVSLYLSCPQAARQVLLDADSTRAVGEASSDRFRTDQSSRLATGAGAIHKPIRYFWEVRDLVVAMIHDRRRPMWQRLFLLGMLSKRLNEVTTARDDEAVPEVLASYWEIVENGALCDKLEMVPAQPAVQLDVVLRLIDQRIRAGSCGQRFLECFDEFLQGIGYSAGSTAASDAFNYVEAESRYCAPFFAEHPHILENYLLNYVYRTLFPFGREASAHITPQGIFGEFLLMVTQYALVYGLLAGMAGHAREAFGEEHVVRLVQSFSRTVEHSPRYLKEINALIESRGLGDPQGIATLLKFS, translated from the coding sequence ATGAGGCCTGAGACGCAGAAGATTCAACCGCAGTACGGGAGTGCCTTTCACTGTATCGGGACCGAGTGCGAGGACTCCTGTTGTCATGGCATGAGCGTTCTGGTGGACAGGAAGACTTATGAGGGATACCAGGCGTTTCCGGAGGAGACTCTGGGGGCGCTGGTGAAGCAGTATGTCTCGATTCTTCCGGTGGGCGCTACGGATGCTCTGTATGCGCGGATTACGCCGAACGCCTCGGGCCGGTGTCCTTTTCTTTCGGCGGAGCAGCTTTGTGGCGTGCAGAAGGAGTATGGTTCGGCGCTGTTGTCTGCTACTTGTTCGACGTATCCTCGCGCGTTGAACAGTGTGGAGAATGAGCTTGAGGTTTCGCTGTATCTCTCGTGCCCGCAGGCGGCTCGGCAGGTGCTGCTGGATGCGGACTCGACACGGGCAGTGGGGGAGGCTTCGTCGGATCGCTTTCGGACGGACCAGAGTTCGCGGCTGGCTACCGGGGCGGGCGCGATTCATAAGCCGATACGCTACTTCTGGGAGGTTCGGGATCTGGTGGTGGCGATGATTCATGATCGCCGACGCCCGATGTGGCAGCGGCTGTTTCTGCTTGGGATGCTTTCGAAACGGTTGAACGAAGTGACTACGGCGCGGGATGACGAGGCTGTGCCGGAGGTGCTGGCCAGCTATTGGGAGATCGTGGAGAATGGGGCGCTCTGCGACAAGCTGGAGATGGTGCCGGCGCAGCCCGCGGTGCAGCTGGATGTGGTGCTTCGGCTGATCGATCAGAGGATTCGTGCGGGGTCGTGCGGGCAGCGATTTCTGGAGTGCTTTGACGAGTTTCTGCAGGGTATTGGGTACTCCGCGGGATCGACTGCTGCGAGCGATGCGTTCAACTATGTGGAGGCTGAGTCGCGGTACTGTGCGCCGTTCTTTGCGGAGCATCCGCATATTCTGGAGAACTATCTTCTGAATTATGTTTACCGGACGCTGTTTCCATTTGGCCGGGAGGCGAGCGCGCATATTACTCCGCAGGGAATCTTCGGGGAGTTTCTGTTGATGGTGACGCAGTATGCGCTGGTGTACGGTCTGCTGGCTGGGATGGCGGGTCATGCGCGGGAGGCGTTTGGGGAAGAGCATGTCGTCAGGCTGGTGCAGTCTTTCTCGAGGACGGTGGAGCATAGTCCCAGATATTTAAAGGAGATTAATGCATTGATCGAGAGCAGAGGGTTGGGAGATCCGCAGGGGATTGCGACGCTGCTGAAGTTTTCCTAG
- a CDS encoding N-acetylmuramoyl-L-alanine amidase gives MGLGKTIFSSRWVAGWAVVLSCAMVQVLPAWAARQRHVELSLWEQAERGRQTLEAMPAGTRTRADYARAMDGFRAVYHEAPGDRRAPDSVNAVAELLAEQGRGLHDAKSLKAAVGQYEFLRTQYPGSSLRVGALLAEGQIYENDLQDAAAARERYALLVKQYPRSELAEEARAGLASLDQGVGRRDQGVASAGAPGSSGSSIAPVAAPVTREGGAGGMLATAGASDGRDAKVSGVGSGAGPGVGSGGQGVVGERQGVATPGDEAIDAASGLALGSTSGSDAGGQSGAPMHVAKAGRRGHMAQVTGIRHWSTPNYTRVAIDLGDDVTYEAARVPNPDRIYFDLHGTRLAQELVGKSFAVTDDGFLKRIRVAQFSNDMTRVVLDVNDVTEYSAFLLPNPYRLIIDIHGGSKAESGAPAVSVPMQRPAAPAPSVPNTTAVKSGSSFDVAAVSAQPGRVEATTQPTSQPISAVVSDRAQPDRTQPDRAQGSGLRFQGGDGASAGAAAGVAASSAEVTVPVPSTRKLRHGKGAKDADAVPARAAVPTADGETSMVRALGLKVGRIVIDAGHGGHDSGTLGVDGIEEKDVVLDVALRLGKLLHERLGSEIIYTRSDDTFIPLETRTAIANKAQADLFLSIHANSSADASARGVETYYLNFTSSPDALETAARENAVSDQSIHQLSDLVKKIALKDKIAESREFAGDVEQSLYGGLQKGNAGLKDRGVKKAPFVVLIGANMPSILAEISFVTNAKDSRQLQQPEYRERVAESLYKGVARYAGGLSGAKAPTERASGN, from the coding sequence ATGGGACTGGGGAAGACAATTTTCAGTTCGAGGTGGGTCGCGGGTTGGGCGGTGGTGTTGAGCTGCGCGATGGTGCAGGTTCTGCCTGCGTGGGCGGCGCGGCAGCGGCACGTGGAGTTGAGTCTTTGGGAGCAGGCGGAGCGGGGGCGGCAGACGCTGGAGGCGATGCCGGCGGGGACGCGGACCAGGGCAGATTATGCGCGGGCGATGGATGGTTTTCGTGCGGTGTACCACGAGGCGCCGGGCGATAGGCGCGCTCCTGACAGCGTGAACGCGGTGGCGGAGCTGCTGGCTGAGCAGGGGCGCGGGCTGCATGATGCGAAGAGTCTGAAGGCGGCGGTGGGGCAGTATGAGTTTTTGCGGACGCAGTATCCGGGCAGTTCGTTGAGGGTTGGGGCGCTGCTGGCGGAGGGGCAGATCTATGAGAACGATCTGCAGGATGCGGCGGCGGCGCGGGAGAGATATGCGCTGCTGGTGAAGCAGTATCCGCGGAGTGAGCTGGCGGAGGAGGCTCGGGCTGGGCTGGCTTCGCTGGATCAGGGGGTAGGGCGTAGGGATCAGGGTGTAGCGTCGGCTGGGGCTCCGGGCTCTTCTGGGTCTTCGATTGCTCCGGTTGCGGCTCCGGTTACGCGGGAGGGTGGAGCTGGCGGGATGCTGGCGACGGCGGGTGCGTCTGATGGGCGCGATGCTAAGGTCTCGGGCGTTGGTTCTGGTGCAGGTCCTGGTGTTGGTTCTGGGGGACAGGGGGTAGTTGGGGAGAGGCAGGGGGTTGCGACGCCGGGGGATGAGGCGATTGATGCTGCTTCGGGTTTGGCTTTGGGCTCGACTTCGGGATCCGACGCGGGAGGGCAGAGTGGCGCGCCAATGCATGTGGCGAAAGCGGGGCGGCGGGGGCACATGGCGCAGGTGACGGGGATTCGTCACTGGTCGACGCCGAACTATACGCGGGTGGCGATCGACCTGGGCGACGATGTGACGTATGAGGCGGCGCGGGTGCCGAATCCGGATCGCATCTACTTTGATCTGCATGGAACGCGGCTGGCGCAGGAGCTGGTGGGCAAGAGCTTCGCTGTGACCGACGATGGTTTTCTGAAGAGGATTCGGGTGGCACAGTTTTCAAACGACATGACGCGCGTGGTGCTGGATGTGAATGATGTGACGGAGTACTCGGCGTTTCTGCTGCCGAATCCTTATCGTTTAATTATTGATATCCATGGTGGGAGTAAGGCGGAGTCGGGTGCGCCGGCGGTGAGTGTGCCGATGCAGAGGCCGGCGGCTCCTGCGCCGTCGGTTCCGAATACGACGGCGGTGAAGTCGGGGAGTTCGTTTGATGTGGCGGCGGTGAGTGCGCAGCCGGGGAGGGTGGAGGCGACGACACAGCCTACGTCGCAGCCGATCTCGGCGGTGGTGTCGGACAGGGCTCAGCCGGACAGGACTCAGCCGGACAGGGCCCAGGGTTCAGGGCTTAGGTTTCAGGGGGGTGATGGTGCCTCGGCGGGTGCGGCAGCGGGAGTGGCGGCGAGCTCTGCTGAGGTGACGGTGCCTGTGCCGAGCACGAGGAAGCTGCGGCACGGCAAAGGTGCGAAGGATGCCGATGCGGTGCCGGCGCGGGCGGCGGTGCCTACGGCGGATGGCGAGACCTCGATGGTGCGGGCGCTGGGGTTGAAGGTTGGGCGGATCGTGATCGATGCCGGGCATGGGGGGCATGACTCGGGGACGCTGGGCGTGGATGGGATTGAAGAGAAGGACGTGGTGCTGGATGTGGCGCTGCGGCTGGGGAAGCTGCTGCATGAGCGGCTGGGATCGGAGATTATCTATACGCGGTCGGATGACACGTTTATTCCGCTCGAGACCAGGACGGCGATTGCGAATAAGGCGCAGGCGGATCTGTTTCTTTCGATCCATGCGAACTCGTCGGCGGATGCGAGTGCGCGTGGGGTGGAGACTTACTATTTGAACTTCACCTCGTCGCCGGATGCGCTGGAGACGGCGGCGCGTGAGAATGCGGTGTCGGATCAGTCGATCCATCAGCTGAGCGATCTGGTGAAGAAGATTGCGCTGAAGGACAAGATTGCGGAGTCGCGGGAGTTTGCGGGGGATGTGGAGCAGAGTCTGTATGGCGGGCTGCAGAAGGGCAATGCAGGGCTGAAGGATCGTGGGGTGAAGAAGGCTCCGTTTGTGGTGCTGATCGGGGCGAATATGCCTTCGATTCTGGCGGAGATCTCGTTTGTGACGAATGCGAAGGATTCGCGGCAGCTGCAGCAGCCGGAGTATCGGGAGCGGGTGGCGGAGAGTTTGTATAAAGGTGTCGCGCGGTATGCGGGTGGGTTGAGTGGGGCGAAGGCGCCGACGGAGCGGGCCAGCGGGAATTGA
- a CDS encoding metal-dependent transcriptional regulator — MSQEITVSKEDYLKAIIEAESEGHTVIAALLAQWLEVSAPAVTKAVKRLREDGYIEAGREGALKLTTKGREAAHRTALRHHLVERMLSEMFGMEWHQIHTEAERLEHAISPAFEAKLIEKLGEAGDCPHGNKVLPETPAQIKRRGLVALSEATENTDYVVASLYERDSGLLEFLHELGIGPKVAVRVQRRNYDNTMQIKTPNGSVTLGQSAAIRVWVRPSAGSGAADEPRRRKKT; from the coding sequence ATGTCGCAGGAAATCACAGTCTCGAAAGAAGACTACCTCAAGGCAATTATTGAAGCCGAGAGCGAAGGCCACACCGTCATCGCCGCCCTGCTCGCCCAGTGGCTGGAGGTCTCCGCACCCGCCGTCACCAAAGCCGTAAAACGCCTCCGCGAAGACGGCTACATCGAGGCTGGCCGCGAAGGGGCCCTCAAACTCACCACGAAAGGACGAGAGGCCGCCCACCGCACCGCCCTCCGTCATCATCTCGTCGAACGCATGCTCTCCGAGATGTTCGGCATGGAGTGGCATCAGATCCACACCGAGGCCGAACGCCTCGAACACGCCATCTCCCCCGCATTCGAAGCCAAACTCATCGAAAAACTCGGCGAAGCCGGCGACTGCCCCCACGGCAACAAGGTCCTCCCCGAGACCCCCGCGCAGATCAAGCGCCGAGGCCTCGTCGCACTCTCCGAAGCCACCGAGAACACTGACTACGTCGTCGCAAGTCTCTACGAACGAGACTCCGGCCTGCTCGAGTTTCTTCACGAGCTCGGAATAGGACCCAAGGTCGCCGTCCGCGTCCAGAGACGCAACTACGACAACACCATGCAGATCAAGACCCCCAACGGCTCCGTGACCCTCGGCCAATCCGCCGCCATCAGGGTCTGGGTACGTCCCAGCGCAGGATCAGGCGCGGCAGATGAACCAAGGCGACGTAAAAAAACATAA